Proteins encoded within one genomic window of Pararhizobium capsulatum DSM 1112:
- a CDS encoding cell division protein ZapA, with translation MAQVTVMIDGKAYRMACEEGQESHLEELAGRFDQYVGHLKTQFGEIGDLRLTVMAGIMVMDELSEVNRRLKALETEVGNLKRARDEAVLDHAKSEEALAMALSEVTSQIEVIAAKVSVPPAKPSA, from the coding sequence ATGGCGCAAGTAACGGTAATGATCGATGGCAAGGCCTATCGTATGGCTTGCGAGGAAGGTCAGGAAAGCCATCTGGAAGAGCTTGCCGGGCGATTCGATCAGTATGTCGGTCACCTCAAGACCCAGTTCGGCGAAATTGGTGACCTGCGGCTAACGGTCATGGCCGGCATCATGGTCATGGACGAACTCAGCGAAGTGAACCGCAGGCTGAAGGCACTGGAAACCGAAGTCGGCAATCTGAAGCGCGCCCGCGATGAGGCGGTGCTGGATCATGCGAAATCCGAGGAAGCGCTGGCTATGGCCCTTTCCGAGGTTACCTCGCAGATAGAAGTCATTGCCGCCAAAGTCAGCGTGCCACC
- a CDS encoding DUF4164 domain-containing protein, with the protein MTSGKTVRAAIEDLRGAVAGLESAIDRRFDRELDQGEIESEVRRVNTDRSRLAQELDQSQFRANRLEEVNREVSRRLVTAMETIRAVLDR; encoded by the coding sequence ATGACGTCAGGAAAGACAGTCAGGGCAGCGATCGAGGACCTGCGCGGCGCCGTGGCCGGTCTGGAAAGCGCGATCGACCGGCGTTTCGACCGCGAATTGGACCAAGGCGAGATCGAGAGCGAGGTCCGGCGCGTCAACACGGATCGTTCCCGGCTGGCCCAGGAACTCGATCAATCACAATTTCGCGCCAACCGTCTGGAGGAGGTCAACCGCGAAGTGTCGCGTCGTCTGGTGACGGCCATGGAAACGATCAGGGCAGTTCTCGACCGCTAG
- the tkt gene encoding transketolase gives MISREKHDRMANAIRFLSMDAVEKANSGHPGLPMGAADVATVLFSRYLKFDPKAPLWADRDRFVLSAGHGSMLLYSLLYLTGYEDMTIEDIKQFRQLGSKTAGHPEYGHASGIETTTGPLGQGIGNAVGMAIAERKLEEEFGSDLQNHFTYVLCGDGCLMEGISHEAIALAGHLKLSKLVLFWDNNNITIDGAVSLSDSTDQIARFKAVHWNTIEVDGHDPEQIAAAIEAAQKSDRPTFIACKTTIGFGAPNKAGTHKVHGSPLGAEEIAATRKALNWESPAFETPADVLDAWRAAGTRSVDARKAWEGRLAATETTKKSEFTRRFAGELVGNFDEAIDAYKKKLAENPPTVATRKASEDALEVINGILPETLGGSADLTPSNNTKTSQMKSITPTDFSGRYMHWGIREHGMAAAMNGVALHGGLIPYSGGFMIFSDYCRPSIRLAALMGIRVIHVLTHDSIGVGEDGPTHEPVEHMAALRAIPNLLMFRPADAVETAECWQLALESQHRPSGLALTRQNLAPARLEYVAENLSALGAYELISTADAKVSIFASGSEVELAVKAAAELKGKGIAARVVSVPCVELFDEQSDEYKKSVLGTAPVKIGVEAAVRQGWDQFIGADGTFIGMRSFGASGPAKDLFKHFGITVEAIVAAAEAKVS, from the coding sequence ATGATCTCTCGCGAAAAACATGACCGGATGGCAAATGCGATCCGATTCCTCTCCATGGATGCCGTCGAAAAGGCAAACTCGGGTCACCCGGGCCTGCCGATGGGCGCAGCCGACGTGGCAACGGTTCTATTCTCCCGTTACCTGAAATTCGATCCGAAGGCGCCACTCTGGGCTGACCGTGACCGCTTCGTGCTGTCCGCCGGCCATGGCTCGATGCTGCTCTACTCGCTGCTCTATTTGACGGGCTACGAAGACATGACCATCGAGGACATCAAGCAGTTCCGCCAGCTCGGCTCCAAGACTGCCGGCCACCCGGAATACGGCCATGCCTCGGGCATCGAAACCACCACCGGCCCGCTCGGCCAGGGCATCGGAAATGCCGTCGGCATGGCGATCGCCGAGCGCAAGCTCGAAGAGGAGTTCGGCTCCGACCTGCAGAACCACTTCACCTATGTGCTCTGCGGCGACGGCTGCCTGATGGAAGGCATCAGCCACGAGGCGATCGCACTTGCCGGTCACCTGAAGCTCAGCAAGCTCGTTCTCTTCTGGGATAACAACAACATCACCATCGACGGCGCCGTTTCGCTTTCGGATAGCACAGACCAGATCGCCCGCTTCAAGGCTGTTCATTGGAACACGATTGAAGTCGACGGCCATGACCCGGAACAGATTGCAGCTGCGATCGAAGCTGCCCAGAAGTCGGATCGTCCGACCTTCATCGCCTGCAAGACGACCATCGGCTTCGGCGCCCCGAACAAGGCCGGCACCCACAAGGTTCACGGCTCGCCGCTCGGCGCGGAAGAAATCGCCGCAACCCGCAAGGCGCTGAACTGGGAAAGCCCGGCGTTTGAGACCCCGGCCGACGTTCTCGACGCATGGCGCGCTGCCGGCACCCGTTCCGTCGATGCCCGCAAGGCATGGGAAGGCCGCCTTGCCGCGACCGAAACAACCAAGAAGTCCGAGTTTACCCGCCGTTTTGCCGGCGAACTCGTTGGCAACTTCGACGAAGCAATCGACGCCTACAAGAAGAAGCTCGCTGAAAACCCGCCGACAGTTGCCACCCGCAAGGCTTCGGAAGACGCGCTCGAGGTCATCAATGGCATCCTGCCGGAAACACTTGGCGGCTCTGCCGACCTGACGCCGTCGAACAACACCAAGACCAGCCAGATGAAGTCGATCACCCCGACCGATTTCTCGGGCCGCTACATGCACTGGGGCATCCGCGAACACGGCATGGCTGCCGCCATGAACGGCGTCGCGCTGCACGGTGGTCTGATCCCCTACTCCGGCGGCTTCATGATCTTCTCGGATTATTGCCGTCCTTCGATCCGTCTTGCCGCTCTCATGGGCATCCGTGTCATCCACGTCCTGACGCATGATTCGATCGGCGTAGGCGAGGATGGCCCGACCCACGAGCCGGTCGAGCATATGGCCGCTCTGCGCGCCATCCCGAACCTGCTGATGTTCCGCCCGGCTGACGCGGTTGAAACCGCCGAGTGCTGGCAGCTTGCCCTCGAGAGCCAGCATCGTCCCTCCGGCCTGGCGCTGACCCGCCAGAACCTGGCACCGGCGCGTCTCGAATATGTTGCGGAGAACCTTTCGGCGCTGGGTGCTTACGAACTCATTTCCACCGCCGATGCCAAGGTTTCGATCTTCGCTTCCGGTTCGGAAGTCGAGCTTGCCGTCAAGGCAGCGGCCGAACTGAAGGGCAAGGGCATCGCTGCCCGCGTCGTCTCCGTTCCCTGCGTCGAACTCTTCGATGAACAGTCGGATGAGTACAAGAAATCAGTGCTCGGAACGGCTCCAGTCAAGATCGGTGTCGAAGCTGCCGTTCGCCAGGGCTGGGACCAGTTCATCGGCGCCGACGGCACTTTTATCGGCATGCGCTCCTTCGGCGCCTCCGGCCCGGCCAAGGACCTGTTCAAGCACTTCGGCATCACCGTGGAAGCGATCGTCGCTGCCGCTGAAGCCAAGGTTTCCTAA
- the gap gene encoding type I glyceraldehyde-3-phosphate dehydrogenase yields MTVKVAINGFGRIGRNVLRAIVESGRTDIEVVAINDLGPVETNAHLLRYDSIHGKFPADVKVEGDTIIVGGGKPIKVTAIKDPATLPHGEMGVDIALECTGIFTARDKAALHLTAGAKRVIVSAPADGADLTVVFGVNHNELTKEHLVISNASCTTNCLVPVVKTLDDVVGIDHGFMTTIHSYTGDQPTLDTMHKDLYRARAAALSMIPTSTGAAKAVGLVLPHLKGKLDGTSIRVPTPNVSVVDFKFVAKRDTTVAEINGAIKAAADGALKGILGYTDEPLVSRDFNHDSHSSIFANDQTKVLEGKFVRILSWYDNEWGFSNRMADTAVAMAKLI; encoded by the coding sequence ATGACAGTGAAAGTCGCCATCAACGGATTTGGCCGTATCGGCCGCAATGTTCTCCGCGCCATCGTCGAATCCGGCCGCACCGACATCGAAGTCGTCGCCATCAACGACCTCGGCCCGGTCGAGACCAACGCCCACCTGCTGCGCTACGACTCGATCCACGGCAAGTTCCCGGCCGACGTCAAGGTCGAGGGCGACACGATCATCGTCGGCGGCGGCAAGCCGATCAAGGTCACCGCCATCAAAGACCCGGCGACCCTGCCGCACGGCGAAATGGGCGTCGACATCGCGCTCGAATGCACCGGCATCTTCACGGCTCGCGACAAGGCTGCCCTGCACCTGACGGCTGGCGCAAAGCGCGTTATCGTATCGGCACCGGCCGACGGCGCTGACCTCACCGTCGTCTTTGGCGTCAACCACAACGAACTGACCAAGGAACACCTGGTCATCTCCAACGCATCCTGCACCACCAACTGCCTCGTTCCGGTCGTAAAGACCCTGGACGACGTTGTCGGCATCGATCATGGCTTCATGACCACGATCCATTCCTACACCGGCGACCAGCCGACGCTCGATACCATGCACAAGGACCTGTACCGCGCCCGCGCTGCAGCGCTCTCCATGATCCCGACCTCGACGGGCGCTGCCAAGGCCGTCGGCCTCGTGCTGCCGCACCTCAAGGGCAAGCTCGACGGCACCTCGATCCGCGTGCCGACCCCGAACGTCTCGGTCGTCGACTTCAAGTTCGTTGCCAAGCGCGACACGACGGTTGCCGAAATCAACGGTGCGATCAAGGCTGCTGCCGACGGCGCCCTCAAGGGTATCCTCGGCTACACCGACGAGCCGCTGGTGTCGCGTGACTTCAACCACGACAGCCACTCCTCGATCTTCGCCAACGACCAGACCAAGGTTCTCGAAGGCAAGTTCGTGCGTATCCTTTCCTGGTATGACAACGAGTGGGGCTTCTCCAACCGCATGGCCGACACGGCCGTTGCGATGGCAAAGCTGATCTAA
- a CDS encoding putative glycolipid-binding domain-containing protein → MFRALSPTTARWRPLDGEGLEHLSLGPHADGIRASSVLIGERGRRPYGVHYIIDCNAHWAVLSFRVETTDGRRLALTSDGNGHWRNEADVPLPLFDGCIDIDLAGTPFTNTLPIRRLALKPQHGTAKLDMLYVPFDTFEPLRDAQHYTCLDEEKLYRYEAEDRSFTAELPVDADGLVTDYPTLFKRL, encoded by the coding sequence ATGTTTCGCGCCCTTTCCCCGACCACGGCCCGCTGGCGCCCGCTGGACGGGGAAGGGCTCGAACATCTGAGCTTGGGTCCTCACGCCGACGGCATTCGCGCCTCAAGCGTGCTGATCGGAGAGCGCGGCCGCCGCCCTTACGGCGTCCACTACATCATTGATTGCAACGCTCATTGGGCAGTGCTTTCCTTCCGCGTCGAAACCACGGATGGCAGGCGACTGGCACTTACGTCCGACGGAAATGGGCACTGGCGCAACGAAGCGGACGTTCCCCTTCCCCTGTTCGACGGCTGCATCGATATCGATCTTGCCGGAACCCCCTTCACCAATACCCTGCCGATCCGTCGCCTCGCGCTCAAACCGCAGCATGGCACCGCAAAGTTAGACATGCTCTACGTGCCGTTCGATACGTTTGAGCCCTTGCGGGACGCACAGCATTACACCTGCCTCGACGAAGAAAAGCTCTATCGCTATGAAGCAGAGGACCGCAGCTTCACGGCCGAGCTTCCCGTCGATGCGGATGGGCTGGTGACGGATTACCCCACCCTTTTCAAGAGACTATGA
- a CDS encoding phosphoglycerate kinase produces MMTFKTLDDLTDIAGKRVLVRVDLNVPVKDGKVTDATRIERVVPTIRELSEKGAKVILLAHFGRPKGEPVADMSLSTIAPDVEDILDHRVQFAADCIGEKAGTAVTAMNNGDVLLLENTRFHKGEEKNDPDFIKALAVNGDIYVNDAFSAAHRAHASTEGLAQVLPAYAGRTMQAELEALEKGLGNPKRPVVAIVGGAKVSTKIDLLMNLVKKVDALVIGGGMANTFIAARGTDVGKSLCEHDLAETAKKIMIEAASSGCAIVLPVDGVVAREFKAGADNEVVDIDAIPADAMVLDVGPKSIAAVNEWVSKAETLVWNGPLGAFEIAPFDKATVAVARHAAARTRSGALVSVAGGGDTVSAMNHAEVADDLSYVSTAGGAFLEWMEGKPLPGVDILNQAK; encoded by the coding sequence CTGATGACCTTCAAGACCCTCGACGATCTCACCGATATCGCCGGCAAGCGCGTGCTCGTGCGCGTCGATCTCAACGTTCCGGTCAAGGACGGCAAGGTGACCGATGCTACCCGCATCGAGCGCGTCGTGCCGACCATTCGCGAACTATCCGAAAAAGGCGCAAAGGTAATCCTCCTCGCCCATTTCGGCCGTCCCAAGGGTGAACCGGTCGCCGACATGTCGCTCTCGACCATCGCACCTGATGTCGAGGACATCCTCGACCACCGCGTCCAGTTCGCAGCCGATTGCATCGGCGAAAAGGCCGGGACGGCCGTGACTGCCATGAACAATGGCGACGTGCTGCTGCTTGAAAACACCCGCTTCCACAAGGGCGAAGAAAAGAACGATCCGGATTTCATCAAGGCGCTGGCCGTCAATGGCGACATCTACGTCAACGATGCCTTCTCGGCCGCCCACCGCGCCCATGCCTCGACGGAAGGTCTTGCCCAGGTCCTGCCCGCCTATGCCGGCCGCACCATGCAAGCGGAGCTTGAGGCGCTGGAAAAGGGCCTCGGCAATCCGAAGCGCCCGGTCGTCGCCATCGTCGGCGGCGCCAAGGTCTCGACCAAGATCGACCTGCTGATGAACCTCGTGAAGAAGGTCGATGCGCTGGTCATCGGCGGCGGCATGGCCAACACCTTCATCGCGGCACGCGGCACCGACGTCGGCAAGTCGCTCTGCGAGCATGATCTCGCCGAAACCGCCAAGAAGATCATGATCGAGGCAGCTTCCTCGGGTTGCGCCATCGTGCTTCCGGTCGATGGCGTCGTCGCCCGGGAATTCAAGGCTGGTGCCGACAACGAGGTTGTCGATATCGATGCAATCCCGGCCGATGCCATGGTGCTCGATGTCGGCCCGAAGTCGATTGCTGCCGTCAACGAATGGGTTTCCAAGGCCGAAACGCTCGTATGGAACGGTCCGCTCGGCGCCTTTGAAATCGCCCCCTTCGACAAGGCAACCGTTGCCGTTGCCAGGCACGCCGCTGCTCGCACCAGGAGCGGTGCTCTGGTCTCCGTCGCCGGTGGCGGTGATACAGTTTCGGCCATGAACCATGCTGAAGTCGCAGACGACCTTTCCTATGTTTCGACGGCCGGCGGCGCCTTCCTCGAATGGATGGAAGGCAAACCGCTTCCCGGCGTCGATATCCTCAACCAGGCGAAGTAA
- a CDS encoding class I fructose-bisphosphate aldolase: MSERLEDIAAAMVAKGKGLLAADESTATIGKRFETIGLESTETSRRDYREMLLRTDDAMKSCISGVILYEETLFQKAADGTSLVDVIRAAGAVPGIKVDTGAKPMAKFPGETITEGLDGLAARLKTYYDAGARFAKWRGVISISDVLPTRGAVRANAQALARYAALCQEAGIVPIVEPEVLMDGTPGDHTIERSYEVTENVLRIVFEELAEARISLEGMILKPSMVIDGKKNRKASVNEVADRTIEVLKRTVPSAVPGIAFLSGGQSTEEATAHLSAIVAGHTLPWGLTFSYGRALQAEALTAWGGKPENIAAGQRAFLHRARMCSLAATGGWKKDLEKAA; this comes from the coding sequence ATGAGCGAAAGACTGGAAGATATTGCCGCCGCCATGGTCGCCAAGGGCAAGGGCCTGCTGGCTGCCGACGAATCCACGGCAACGATCGGCAAGCGCTTCGAAACCATCGGCCTGGAATCGACCGAAACATCCCGTCGCGATTACCGCGAGATGCTGTTGCGCACTGACGATGCGATGAAATCCTGCATCTCCGGCGTCATTCTCTATGAAGAAACCCTGTTCCAGAAGGCTGCCGATGGCACGTCGCTGGTTGATGTCATCCGCGCCGCCGGCGCCGTACCCGGCATCAAGGTCGACACCGGCGCAAAGCCGATGGCGAAGTTTCCCGGCGAAACCATCACCGAAGGCCTCGACGGCCTCGCTGCCCGCCTGAAAACCTATTACGACGCCGGCGCCCGTTTCGCGAAGTGGCGCGGCGTGATCTCCATTTCCGACGTACTGCCGACCCGCGGTGCTGTCCGCGCCAACGCCCAGGCGCTTGCTCGCTATGCCGCCCTTTGCCAGGAAGCCGGCATCGTTCCGATCGTCGAGCCGGAAGTGCTGATGGACGGCACGCCGGGCGATCATACAATCGAGCGCTCCTATGAAGTCACGGAAAACGTCCTGCGCATCGTATTTGAGGAGCTGGCCGAAGCGCGCATTTCCCTCGAAGGCATGATCCTGAAGCCGAGCATGGTCATCGACGGCAAGAAGAACCGCAAGGCTTCCGTCAACGAAGTCGCGGACCGCACCATAGAAGTGCTGAAGCGCACGGTGCCCTCCGCCGTGCCGGGTATCGCCTTCCTGTCCGGTGGCCAGTCCACGGAAGAAGCAACCGCTCATCTCTCGGCCATTGTCGCCGGCCACACCCTGCCCTGGGGCCTCACCTTCTCCTATGGCCGTGCTTTGCAGGCCGAGGCGCTCACCGCCTGGGGCGGCAAGCCGGAGAATATCGCAGCCGGTCAGCGTGCCTTCCTGCACCGCGCCCGCATGTGCAGCCTCGCCGCGACGGGCGGCTGGAAGAAGGACCTCGAAAAGGCAGCCTGA
- a CDS encoding MFS transporter, with translation MRKNLLPVAALLLGTLFLFLGNGLHSLLLPMRGTTEGYSATLLGLLGTSWATGFVLGCLLAPTLVRRAGHVRAFSGFASLLAIIALLTGLLVDPIWWVVLRAFTGFSTAGTSMIIESWLNERATNESRGAIFSLYIAITLFGVVGGQMMIPFGDTNTTLFFMICGIVYCLAMLPTLLSTAVSPQPLKQVSLDLRGLYRNSPVSFLGILLIGIANGAYGTLGAVFGRQAGLTDSDVALMVSTVIFAGAVMQFPAGRLSDRMDRRYVLAALAAIAAVAGLLIYLVEPSGVILLISFVGIYGATANALYPIAVSHANDFASPEDFVKISGGLLLLYGIGTIIGPTIGGPIMTIMGPYGLFMITACAHTLIAVYAIFRSRMRAPVPVSERDAYSTINPGTLTTPESLQLSPRAAPFEENNETTPDPDRRANP, from the coding sequence ATGAGAAAGAACCTTTTACCCGTCGCCGCACTTCTGCTCGGAACTTTGTTTCTGTTCCTCGGCAATGGCCTGCACAGCCTGCTACTGCCGATGCGCGGCACGACGGAAGGATACTCTGCAACCCTGCTTGGTCTGCTTGGCACGTCCTGGGCGACTGGCTTCGTGCTCGGATGCCTTCTGGCGCCAACACTGGTCCGGCGCGCGGGTCACGTGCGGGCCTTCAGTGGCTTTGCTTCGCTGCTTGCAATCATCGCGCTGCTGACCGGCCTTCTCGTCGATCCGATCTGGTGGGTCGTGCTGCGCGCCTTCACCGGCTTTTCGACGGCCGGCACCTCGATGATTATCGAAAGCTGGCTGAACGAGCGCGCCACCAACGAAAGCCGTGGCGCGATCTTCTCGCTCTATATCGCCATCACGCTCTTCGGCGTCGTCGGCGGACAGATGATGATCCCCTTCGGCGATACCAACACCACACTGTTCTTCATGATCTGCGGTATCGTCTATTGCCTGGCGATGCTGCCAACCCTGCTTTCGACCGCGGTGTCTCCCCAGCCGCTCAAGCAGGTGTCGCTCGACCTTCGCGGTCTTTATCGCAACTCGCCGGTTTCATTCCTGGGCATCCTGCTCATCGGCATCGCCAACGGTGCCTATGGCACGCTGGGCGCCGTGTTCGGCCGTCAAGCCGGCCTGACGGATAGCGATGTCGCTCTCATGGTCAGTACGGTCATCTTTGCCGGTGCCGTCATGCAGTTTCCCGCCGGGCGCCTGTCGGACCGGATGGACCGCCGTTACGTGCTGGCCGCTCTCGCCGCGATTGCCGCCGTTGCCGGCCTGCTGATCTATCTGGTGGAACCATCGGGCGTCATCCTGCTGATCAGCTTCGTCGGCATTTATGGCGCGACCGCGAATGCGCTTTATCCGATCGCCGTGTCCCATGCCAACGACTTCGCCTCGCCGGAAGATTTCGTCAAGATTTCCGGCGGTCTGCTTCTGCTCTACGGTATCGGCACGATTATCGGCCCCACCATCGGCGGCCCGATCATGACGATCATGGGGCCTTATGGCCTGTTCATGATCACCGCCTGCGCCCATACCCTGATCGCCGTCTATGCGATCTTCCGCAGCCGGATGCGCGCCCCCGTTCCCGTGTCGGAACGCGACGCCTATTCTACCATCAACCCCGGCACTCTCACCACGCCTGAAAGTCTGCAGCTTTCGCCCCGGGCGGCACCTTTCGAGGAGAATAACGAGACGACGCCGGATCCAGACAGGAGGGCAAACCCATGA
- a CDS encoding DUF1192 domain-containing protein produces MSLFDDEVPKKKPVHEIGSDLSQLSVDELNNRISLLKEEIERLEAARSEKSASKSAAESFFRR; encoded by the coding sequence ATGAGCCTGTTCGATGACGAGGTGCCCAAGAAAAAACCGGTTCACGAGATCGGCAGTGACCTTTCTCAACTTTCCGTCGATGAGTTGAACAACCGGATCAGCCTTCTGAAGGAAGAAATCGAACGCCTGGAAGCGGCGCGATCGGAAAAATCTGCAAGTAAATCGGCGGCAGAAAGTTTCTTTCGCCGCTGA
- the rcdA gene encoding protease adaptor protein RcdA yields MSERGLNTVSFAGHAASSAQFKALYAEGMGLVEETASYLDGPGRAASKVLPRMASVLYAAESMRLTTRLMQMASWLLLQRAVNNGEMSRDQVLSEKNKVRLDSFNVDRTAPGWNDLPEGFRDLIERSLRLQNRVALLDREIYRPQEASNFVPDNQNGVKAQLNLLQTAFGNN; encoded by the coding sequence ATGTCCGAGCGGGGATTGAACACCGTGAGTTTCGCTGGCCATGCTGCGTCGTCCGCGCAGTTCAAGGCTCTTTACGCGGAAGGCATGGGCCTCGTAGAAGAGACCGCGAGCTATCTCGACGGTCCGGGTCGCGCAGCCTCCAAGGTTTTGCCGCGCATGGCATCGGTGCTTTACGCCGCTGAATCCATGCGGCTGACGACCCGTCTGATGCAGATGGCCTCCTGGCTCCTGCTGCAGCGCGCCGTCAACAATGGTGAAATGAGCCGCGATCAGGTGCTCTCGGAAAAGAACAAGGTTCGCCTCGACAGCTTCAACGTCGATCGCACTGCCCCAGGCTGGAACGATCTTCCGGAAGGCTTCCGCGACCTGATCGAGCGTTCGCTGCGCCTGCAGAATCGTGTTGCCCTGCTCGATCGCGAAATCTACCGCCCGCAGGAAGCCTCCAACTTCGTTCCGGACAACCAGAACGGCGTCAAGGCACAGCTCAACCTGCTGCAGACGGCCTTCGGCAACAACTGA
- the rpmE gene encoding 50S ribosomal protein L31: MKASIHPAYHTIKVVMTDGTEYETRSTWGSEGATMNLEIDPKSHPAWTGGNQQLMDRGGRVSKFKKRFEGLNV; encoded by the coding sequence ATGAAGGCTAGTATCCATCCCGCTTACCACACCATCAAGGTAGTCATGACCGATGGCACCGAATACGAAACCCGTTCGACATGGGGTTCGGAAGGCGCGACCATGAACCTTGAGATCGACCCGAAGTCGCATCCGGCCTGGACTGGCGGCAACCAGCAGCTCATGGACCGCGGTGGCCGCGTCTCCAAGTTCAAGAAGCGCTTCGAAGGCCTCAACGTCTAG
- a CDS encoding ABC transporter transmembrane domain-containing protein — protein MANEVPPAARRTSLRPLGQLLPYVRRYRLLVIGALVSLVVAAATTLTLPMAIRRMIDHGFSTSDSGFINTYFSMLMALAIVLALASATRYYFVITLGERIVSDLRRDVFAHVTKLSASFFDVNQSGEIVSRLTADATQLKSAVGATASVALRNLILCLGAIGMMVYTSPKLSSLVLAAIPLIVFPLVGFGRSVRRRSREAQDTLAAASAYASEAIAASRTVQAFNGEQAAQARYAGAVENAYDAARGAVKARSVLTAFAITMIFGSVVAVLWFGAQDVLSGTTSPGTLSQFLLYSVFAAGSLGSLSEVWGELSQASGAAERLNELLAEKPEIAAPANPVSLPVPAEGRVVFDNVHFSYPARPDEKSLKGLDFSVRPGETVAIVGPSGAGKSTVFSLLLRFYDPAKGAILIDGVDARETDPDDLRRRMAIVPQDVTIFAASVHDNIAFGTSGASREAVRAAAVAAQADEFISRLSSGYDTHVGERGITLSGGQRQRIAIARAILRNAPILLLDEATSALDAESEVLVQKALDSLMQHRTTLVIAHRLATVLKADRILVMDQGRIIEEGNHASLIRQGGLYAKLARLQFDHGSEDLRVVGS, from the coding sequence GTGGCAAACGAGGTTCCCCCGGCGGCAAGACGAACGTCGCTGCGTCCGCTCGGACAACTTCTCCCCTATGTCAGGCGATATCGTCTGCTGGTGATCGGGGCTCTGGTTTCTTTGGTCGTTGCAGCCGCGACCACGCTGACCCTGCCGATGGCCATTCGACGCATGATTGATCACGGCTTCTCGACATCCGATTCCGGTTTCATCAATACCTATTTCTCGATGTTGATGGCCTTGGCAATCGTGCTCGCACTGGCGAGCGCCACACGCTACTACTTCGTCATCACCCTTGGAGAGCGCATCGTCTCGGACCTGCGCCGGGATGTCTTTGCCCATGTCACGAAACTTTCCGCTTCGTTTTTCGATGTCAACCAGTCCGGCGAGATCGTTTCGCGCCTGACGGCAGACGCCACCCAGCTGAAATCCGCCGTTGGAGCTACCGCGTCCGTCGCGCTAAGGAACCTGATCCTCTGTCTCGGAGCGATCGGCATGATGGTCTATACCAGCCCCAAGCTTTCCAGCCTCGTGCTCGCGGCCATCCCGCTTATCGTCTTCCCCCTCGTGGGCTTCGGCCGCTCCGTGCGCAGGCGCTCGCGCGAAGCGCAGGACACGCTTGCTGCCGCTTCCGCCTATGCCAGCGAAGCGATCGCGGCCAGCCGTACGGTCCAGGCCTTCAATGGCGAGCAGGCAGCGCAAGCGCGCTACGCAGGCGCCGTGGAGAACGCCTATGACGCGGCGCGCGGTGCGGTCAAGGCGCGCTCCGTGCTCACCGCCTTTGCCATCACCATGATCTTCGGCAGCGTCGTCGCGGTTCTTTGGTTCGGCGCGCAGGACGTGCTTTCAGGAACCACATCGCCGGGCACGCTCAGCCAGTTCCTGCTCTATTCGGTGTTCGCAGCCGGCAGTCTCGGCTCACTGTCCGAAGTCTGGGGCGAACTTTCGCAGGCCTCGGGTGCAGCAGAACGCTTGAATGAACTGCTGGCGGAAAAACCCGAGATTGCTGCTCCCGCCAATCCGGTGTCGTTGCCCGTGCCGGCGGAAGGCCGCGTCGTTTTCGACAACGTACATTTCTCCTACCCGGCCCGACCTGACGAGAAGAGCCTGAAGGGGCTGGATTTTTCGGTAAGGCCCGGAGAGACAGTCGCCATCGTCGGCCCTTCAGGTGCTGGAAAGAGCACCGTGTTTTCGCTGCTCCTGCGCTTTTACGATCCCGCCAAGGGCGCCATCCTGATCGACGGCGTCGACGCGCGTGAAACAGATCCAGACGACCTCCGCCGACGCATGGCCATCGTGCCCCAGGATGTAACGATCTTTGCGGCCTCGGTGCATGACAACATCGCCTTCGGCACATCTGGCGCCTCGCGAGAAGCAGTCCGTGCCGCGGCTGTTGCCGCCCAGGCGGATGAGTTCATCTCACGCCTTTCATCCGGTTACGATACCCATGTCGGTGAGCGGGGCATCACCCTTTCCGGAGGTCAGCGTCAGCGTATTGCGATTGCGCGGGCGATCCTCAGAAACGCGCCCATCCTGCTACTCGATGAAGCAACATCCGCGCTCGATGCCGAAAGCGAAGTGCTGGTTCAGAAAGCACTGGATAGCCTGATGCAGCATCGCACCACCCTGGTTATTGCCCACCGTCTCGCGACCGTGCTGAAGGCTGACCGCATCCTGGTCATGGACCAGGGCCGGATCATCGAGGAAGGAAACCACGCCTCACTGATCCGCCAGGGCGGGCTCTACGCCAAGCTTGCGCGCCTGCAGTTCGACCATGGCTCCGAAGACCTCAGGGTCGTCGGAAGCTAG